In Hyphomicrobiaceae bacterium, the following are encoded in one genomic region:
- a CDS encoding dimethylamine monooxygenase subunit DmmA family protein: protein MLVSGIKSRPVYPGLEPDPYAKQNLIVADAEGVKAVADMFKRATAEFAERSILLTAGAADLGAFGDGLRPANIWAMPSLETAINRLAVTLSQARMGLRLYVAGPEPLIARAVQTAMDHGIEHQSILTEHRGSTKRRVQCVHCKGITDDVTTNPVKCAHCGTLLLVRDHFSRRLGAFMGVRIDAEAPGEPVESMGDFK from the coding sequence ATGCTGGTTTCCGGAATAAAAAGTCGACCCGTGTACCCCGGGCTTGAGCCAGATCCCTACGCGAAGCAGAATCTGATTGTCGCGGATGCAGAGGGCGTCAAGGCGGTCGCTGATATGTTCAAGCGGGCGACGGCTGAATTCGCAGAGCGCTCGATCCTGCTAACTGCGGGGGCTGCGGACCTCGGCGCATTTGGTGACGGGTTGCGGCCTGCAAACATCTGGGCGATGCCGTCGCTTGAAACCGCGATCAATCGTCTTGCCGTTACGCTGTCACAAGCGCGCATGGGGTTGCGTCTGTACGTTGCTGGTCCCGAACCGCTGATAGCAAGAGCAGTTCAGACTGCCATGGATCATGGCATCGAACACCAATCGATTTTGACCGAGCACCGCGGTTCGACAAAGCGGCGCGTGCAGTGCGTGCACTGCAAAGGCATAACAGATGATGTGACGACGAATCCGGTTAAATGCGCTCACTGTGGCACCTTGCTTCTCGTGCGCGATCATTTTTCGCGCCGGCTTGGCGCATTCATGGGCGTGCGCATCGACGCTGAAGCCCCCGGTGAGCCCGTAGAGTCCATGGGAGATTTTAAATGA